Within the Serratia sp. UGAL515B_01 genome, the region TTGAATAATCGAAAGATCAGGTTGGCCATGCCGTTGAAGAACCAGACCAATGGCCGGAATATCATGATCGAGAAACGCATCGGGTTGATGATCCGGACGGCTACCGTCTCTGGTGCAATCATACCGATGCGCTTCGGTGTTAAATCTGCGAACAGGATGAACATACCGGTGACCAGCACAAACGAACAGGTGAAGCTGATTTGTTCAGAGAGCTCATGGGGCAGGAAACGATCGAACAGCAATTCGAAACTGGGTGAAAACGCCGCGTCACCAACGATACCACCAAGTATGGCGACGGCGTTGAGACCAATTTGTACCACGGTAAAAAAGATACCTGGGGTTTCCTGGAGTTTTAACACTCTGGTGGCGTTGATGTTGCCTTCATCGGCCATCAGTTTGAGTTTGATCTTGCGTGACGCAGCCAAAGAAATTTCTGAAAGCGAGAAAAACGCACTCACCGCAATCAGAAAAAGAATCAGTAAAATACTGTTTAACATAATCTATCCATTCGTGCCGACGGGATGACGGCGATCTTTCGGAGGGGTGACACAGTGTTTAAAAAGGGTTGCAGAGCGTGGTCTATTCCACACACCTGAGCTTTATCAAAAAGCGGAGCCGCAGAAGCGACCCAGCACAGTATAGCAGTAGCCTTGTCAGAGCTGCCAGTGGTTAAAAATTAACAGGTTAACCTTGCGGTGGCAGGCAAACGCCAATACCTCCTAGACCACAGTAGCCGCCTGGATTTTTATGCAGATATTGTTGGTGCTCGTCTTCTGCATAGTAGAAAGGCTGTGCTGGCGCGATCTCTGTTGTGATGGTTCGTTTATCGCTGGCCTGATCCATCGCTTGCTGGAAACGTTGCAGGCTATTCTCGGCCTCGGTTTGTTGCTTGGCATTAGCAAAATAAATGGCTGAGCGATACTGGGTACCGATATCTCCCCCCTGGCGCATGCCCTGTGCTGGATCATGATTTTCCCAGAACACCTGCAATAGATGTTTGTAGCTGGTTACTTTAGGGTCGAACACTACGCGTACCACTTCCGCATGGCCAGTTTGGCCGCTGCAGACCTCGCGATAAGTTGGATTTGGTGTGTAGCCGCCACTATAGCCAGCTGCCGTGCTATAAACCCCTTGCTGTTGCCAGAATAAGCGTTCAACCCCCCAAAAGCAGCCCATTCCGAAAATTGCGGTTTCCATTCCTTCTGGCAGAAATGTCATGGAATTGCCGGTTACTGGGTTAATGTTAGCAACTGGCATCGGCGTTGATCGGCCTGGGAGCGCATGTGCCTTATTGACGTTTTGAGATTTATCAAAATATTGCACCGAGGTAGACTCCTATTGTCACAGTAAAAATAGACTTGAGTAGGGGCGTTTGTCAGTTGTATCTGGCGGTTTCTTTGCCCACAATAAGTCGTATGTTGAATCCATATACAAGTTTAACGCAGTAGTCTGTACGTAATAAAGTCAAGAATGCGTCTTGTTTTCGCTAATAAGAAGATACAGGACTGGCAGTGTTTGGCATAAATCTCTAAAGGGCGGCTACATAAAAAGCACAGAGCTGCTCAGCCCCAGAGCAAAGGTATTGGCAGGAAAGTAAATATATTTGAGGAGAACCTGTGCTGCGATATCGTGTCCTTTGCATTTTATGTGCACTATTCGTTACGCCTTGTGTGTTTGCAGCGAATGTGCGACTTCAGGTTGAAGGCCTGAGTGGAGAATTGGAAAGAAACGTTCGTGTGCGCCTTTCGTCGATTACACCTGAAGAGGTTAATGCCGAAGGGCGTTTTCGTGCGCGGGTTGATGCTGCTATCCGCCAGGGATTACGGCCACTTGGTTACTATGAACCGACCATTGATTTCACGTTCGACGACCGACCTGAACTTTCTCGTCCGGTGCTGCTTGCCCAAGTTAATCCTGGTGAGCCTGTCCGCATTGCCGATGTGAATATTGCCTTACAAGGCGGTGCGAAGACTGACGAAGACTACCTTCGTCTGGTCAAAAGCAGCCGCCCGAACATCGGCGAGATCCTCAACCATGGTAAATATGACAGCTTAAAAAGTTCAATGACTGGGCTTGCCCTGCGTAAAGGCTATTTCGATGCGAATATGGTCAAGAGTCAGCTTGGTGTGTCTAAGGAGCTGCATAAAGCGTTCTGGGACATTGATTTCGACAGTGGTGAGCGCTATCACTTCGGCAAGGTAAAGTTTAAGGGGTCGCAAATCCGTGAAGACTATCTGCAAAATCTGGTGCCTTTTAACCAAGGGGATTATTACAGCTCGGACGATCTGGCAGAGCTGAATCGCCGTCTTTCTGCTACCAACTGGTTTAACTCAGTCGTGGTCTCTCCAGATTTTACTGATGCGAGAGAGAAGCGGATTTTGCCGCTAGATGCGCTGGTGACACCGCGTAACAGAAATATTATGGAGCTTGGGGGTGGTTTTTCTACCGATATAGGGCCACGAGTGCGTGGAACCTGGAGGAAGCCATGGCTGAACGATCGTGGTCACAGTCTGGCAACGACGGCCAGTATCTCCGCCCCGGAACAACAGTTGGATCTTACCTACAGAATTCCTTTGGTACGTAGTCCACTAGAACAGTATTACCTGTTGCAGGGGGGGTTCAAACGAACCGATCTTAATGATACTAAATCTGACAGTACCAAAGTGGTTGTATCACGTAACTGGGATCTTTCCAGTGGCTGGCAGCGAGCATTAAATCTCAGTTGGCGTCTTGATCACTTTACGCAGGGGACCGTCACCCATACTACTATGTTGCTCTATCCTGGTGTGACGATTAATCGTACACGTTCACGTGGTGGCCTGATGCCGGTTTGGGGGGATAGTCAACGTTACTCAATTGATGTCTCTGATACTACCTGGGGCTCAGGGGTTGATTTTGCACTCATGCAGGCGCAGAACGTCTGGATCCGCACCTTAGGTGAGAAAAACCGCTTTGTGATACGTGGACAGGTAGGCTGGATCGAAACCAATGATTTTGACAAAGTACCACCAGATTTACGCTTCTTCGCCGGTGGCGATCGCAGCATCCGTGGGTATAAATTCCAAAGCATTTCTCCACGTGGCGATGATGGTAAATTGACAGGTGCTTCCAAAATGATGACGGGCTCATTGGAATATCAGTATAACGTTACCGGCCGCTGGTGGGGGGCGATGTTTGTCGACTCAGGGCAAGCGGTTAACGATATCAAGGATAACGATTTCAAAACGGGTGCCGGGATCGGGGTTCGCTGGCAGTCACCAGTAGGGCCGGTGAAACTGGATATTGCAGCACCGATTGGTGATAAAGAAACCCACGGTGTGCAGTTTTATATCGGTTTGGGGCCTGAGCTATGAGCCTGATAAAAAAATGCTGTCTGGGGTTTTTGATCCTGTTGTTGTTACTAATCGGTAGTGTGGCCTTTTTGCTTGGTACCACTTCTGGCTTACATATGGTCATTAATGCTACCACCCGCTGGGTACCTGGGTTAGAAATTGCTGCTGTCAGCGGTGGTTGGCGCGATTTAACCCTGAAAGGGGTGAAATATCAGATGCCGGGCGTTTCTGTTAATGCCGGGCAGTTCCATCTCTCGCTTGAGCTTTCTTGCTTAAGGCACAGCACTTTGTGCATCAATGCGTTAACTGCGCAGGATGTTGATGTTCTGGTGAAAACTGCACAAATAACGCCCTCCGAACAGGTAGCAGAAGAGAGTGCGCCGCTCACCAACCTCAGCACACCTTATCCGATCACTTTACGTAAGTTGGCTTTGAATAATGTTAAGGTCAACGTGGATGATACGGCGATTTCTCTTGGAGAGTTCAGTTCAGGTGCACACTGGCAGCAACGTGCGTTAACCCTGATGCCAACCACTATCCGCGCTTTATTGGTCGCTTTACCGAAAGCACCGGTAAACCCTTTGCCTGAAGCTCTTCGGCCCCATCCGAGTGTAAATAAAACACCGCTAAAGCAGCCAGCGGCAGAAGAACCGCTGGGCGAAACACTGAAGGCTCTGTTTGCTAAACCTCTACTACCACAACTGCCAAATATCCATCTGCCGCTTGATGTAACCATTGAGGAGATCAGTGGTGATCAGTTGCATTTGACTGGTGATACTGAGCTAGCAATCACCCGACTATTACTACAGGCCAGTAATAAAGAGCAGGATATTCAGGTGGATCGTTTTGAGGTGATGTCGCCGCAAGGTAGCCTCTTCACCCAAGGACAGGCAACCCTGGCTGGCGATTGGCCTATGGCGATGACGGCTAACGGCACGCTGAATATCGATCCGCTAAAAGGGGAGAAAGTAAAGCTGAACATGGCGGGGGGACTGCGCAGCGAGTTGAACGTGGGGCTTAATCTCTCTGGGCCGGTTAGTGCACAGCTTGATGTGCAAACCCAACTTGCTGAAGCGGGTTTGCCATTGCTTCTAACATTACAGAGCAAACAGCTTAAATGGCCGTTGGCAGGTGAAGCACAGTATCAAATTAATGATTTACGCCTGCGTTTTAACGGTAATGCGTCAGATTATGCATTGTCTACCCGAGCTGATATCAGAGGCCAGGAGCTGCCCCCTGCGGTGTTGACGCTGGATGGTAAAGGTAATCTTGAGCAGTTCCGGCTTGAACGCTTGCGCTTGGCGGCGTTGGAAGGGAATACCGACCTTACGGCGCTGGTGGATTGGAGTAAAGCGATAAGCTGGACGTCACAATTGACACTTAGCGGTATTAATACGGCCAAGCAATGGCCGGAATGGCCTGCACGTCTGGAAGGTAAAATAACAACCCGTGGTAGCCTGAACGGTGGGAGTTGGCAACTACAGGTACCAACGCTGCAGCTTGATGGCAATGTGAAGCAAAACAAAGTCTCTGCACGGGGTTCACTGAGTGGGAATGCTGCCGGGCAGTGGGCGATCCCTGGTATAGATTTGGCTCTGGGGCGCAATATACTGAGCGTCAAAGGCCAGTTGGATGAAAAGAACTGGGCGTTGGATGCGACGGTCAATGCGCCTCGTCTTGATGGTGCCTTGCCGGGGCTGGCAGGTAATGTCAGGGGGCTGTTGAAACTACGTGGCAGTTTATTGGCACCGCAGTTGTTGACAGATCTGACAGCATCAGGCCTGCAATGGCAGGCGCTTCATATCAATCGAGTGAAAATAGACGGTGACGTTCGCTCTAGCGATCAGATTCAGGGGCAACTTTCTCTCAGGATTGAACAGCTCAAACAGGATGCGTTGCAGGTTGGCCTGTTGACGCTGGACGCCAGGGGCAGCGAGCGCCAGCATCGACTGCAATTAAATATTGAGGGGAAGCCCGTTTCGGGGCGATTAGCCTTGGAGGGGAGTTTTGATCGTCTACAGCAGCGTTGGCGCGGAAATCTCAATAATACTCGCTTTGATACGCCAGTTGGTGAATGGCGTTTAACCCGTTCTATCGCGCTGGATTACCTGAATACGCAGCAGAGGATCAGCATTGGCGCCCATTGCTGGGCGAATCCCGATGCTGAACTATGCGTGCCGAACACCATTAACGTAGGTGCTAGTGGCCAGGCGAGCGTAGTGCTAAACCGCTTTGATTTGGCGATGCTCAAACCGTTCTTAGGCCCGGAAACAGCAATGAGCGGTATATTCAGTGGTCGCGCTGACGTGAGTTGGCGACCTGATGGCACATTGCCGCAGGCGAGAGTTTCGCTGGTGGGGAATGGTGTGAAGGTTGTTCAGCAGGTTCAGGGAAGCGCGTTGCCGATCGCCTTTGATACGCTAAACCTCAATGCGGGTTTGAACAATGGCCGCGCTCAGGCGGACTGGCTGATTAAGCTGACTAATAATGGGCAGTTTAACGGCAACATTCAAATCACCGATCCACAGGTACGCCGTGCTATCCGCGGTAATGTGAAGATCAGCAATGTTTCGTTGGCGCTGCTCAACCCGATACTTACTCAAGGTGAGAAAGCAACGGGGATGCTGAATGCCGACCTGCAATTGGGAGGAAATGCGCGTCATCCATTGGTATTTGGCCGTTTGGCCTTGGATAAGGTAGGGATTGTTGGCCACTGGATGCCATTTGATATGACAGCAGGCCGCCTGGTACTTAATTTTAACGGCATGACTTCGACTCTTGAGGGGCTGCTGGCTACCACGCATGGGCAATTGAATCTTGCCGGCGCTGCAGACTGGCGAGATATTAATGCCTGGCGGGCACATATTGCGGCCAAAGGCGAGAGGTTGCGGGTAACGATCCCACCGATGGTGCGTGTAGACGTATCACCTGACTTACGGTTTGAGGCAACACCTCATCTATTCTCACTCAATGGGTCAGTGGATATACCATGGGCTCGGATTACGGTGCAACAACTGCCAGAGAGCGCCGTGGGTATCTCCCCAGACGAGGTGATGCTTAATAGGCAACTCCAGCCGATCCAACCCAGGTCGGCAGGTATCTCGATTAATAGTAACTTGACGGTTCGTGTTGGTGATGATGTTCGTCTAGACGCCTTTGGTCTGAAAGCTCGCCTACTCGGTAACCTTAGGGTTCTTCAGGACAGGAATGGATTGGGTTTGAACGGTCATATCGATATTCCGTCCGGCCGCTTTCATGCTTATGGGCAGGATCTGCTCGTGCGCAAAGGGCAACTGCTGTTTTCTGGTCCACCCGATCAGCCGTTGTTGAATATTGAGGCAATTCGTAACCCGGATGCAACACAGGATGGTGTGACGGCCGGGGTGCGAGTGACCGGTATGGCTGATGCTCCAAGGTTGGAAGTGTTTTCTGATCCGGCTATGTCCCAACAGGCAGCTTTGTCTTACCTTTTACGTGGCCAAGGTTTGGGCAGTTCAGGGGCAGATGGTAATGCGATGACCTCAATGTTAATTGGCATGGGGGTTGCGCAAAGTGGTCAACTTGTGGGTAAAATCGGCGAAGCGTTTGGCGTCAGTAACCTTGCCCTTGATACCGAGGGAGTTGGCGACAGCTCTCAGGTAGTGGTGAGTGGTTATGTCCTTCCCGGCTTACAAGTAAAATATGGGGTGGGGATATTCGACTCGTTAGCTACGCTAACGCTGCGATACCGCCTGATGCCTAGGCTGTATCTGGAAGCGGTGTCTGGACTAAATCAGGCACTTGATGTGCTTTATCAGTTTGAGTTTTGAGCTATGCGAATAATTGTCTACGGCAGTTTACGACGCAAGCAGGGGAACAGTCATTGGATGACCAACGCCCAATGGCTGGGAGAACATGAGTTAGAGGGCTATCAGATTTATAATCTGGGCCATTACCCGGCGGCGATCCCTGGAGAGGGAACGATACATTGTGAGGTGTATCGTATTAACTCATCGATTCTGGCTGAGCTGGATGAGTTGAAAAGCAATACTAGAGACTACAAGCGCCAATTAATTCAAACGCCTTATGGCAGCGCATGGATCTACCTGTATAAGCACAGTGTAGAGGGTTTTCCGCGGATTGAGAGTGGTGATTGGCTAAAGCGTCTCAATAACAAGTAGTAAAAAAACAACACCGCTCATAGAGCGGTGTTGTTTTATCAGAACTGGTGGGAATTACTTCTTCGCGCGTTCGAAAGAGGCGATGATTTCAGCTTTAGCTGCTGCAGCATCTGCCCAACCTTCCACTTTAACCCACTTGCCTTTTTCCAGATCTTTGTAGTGTTCAAAGAAATGAGAGATCTGCGCTTTCAGCAGTTCTGGAAGATCGCTCACGTCTTTTACATGATCGTACTCTTTGCTCAGTTTGCTGTGCGGTACGGCAACCAGTTTTGCATCTTCACCGGCTTCGTCAGTCATTTTCAGTACACCAACCGGGCGGCAACGGATCACTGAACCAGGCTGCAGCGGGTAGGGGGTTGGTACTAGTACGTCAACCGGGTCACCATCCAGTGACAAAGTGTTGTTAATGTAACCATAGTTACACGGGTAGAACATTGCGGTAGACATGAAACGGTCAACGAACAACGCACCCGTTTCTTTATCGATCTCGTATTTGATTGGGTCAGCGTTGGCTGGGATTTCGATAACTACGTAAATGTCTTCCGGCAGGTCTTTGCCTGCGGGGACCAGATTCAAGCTCATGTCGGTTTCCTTTAATCGAACCAGAAATGGGGTGGCGGTCATTATAGTCAAAAGTGCCTTAAAGTACCCCATTTATTCCGAGTATAAACTCGCTCCAGTACGGCATGGTACGCACTTAACTGTCACTTATGCTGTTGAAGGGAGCAGGGTTTGATTGAGGTCTTAGATGGGGTTCCTTAATTTCATGCAAGCGCTGCTGGCGATCAATTAAGTGGGTTCGGCATACCGAACCCCTGTGTTAACGGCATTACTTATCTGGAAAATCTGCAATGAAACGTTCAGCGTCTTCAACCATCGACTTTGTGCCGACAAAGAACGGAGCACGTTGGTGCAGCTCTTCTGGAACAATATCAAGAATACGGTTTTTACCATCACTGGCTTTGCCGCCAGCCTGTTCAGCCAGGAAAGCCATTGGGTTGCACTCATACAGCAGGCGTAATTTACCTTTCGGATGGCTGGCGGTGCTTGGATAAATATAGATACCGCCTTTTAACAGATTGCGATGAAAGTCGGCAACCAGTGAACCAATATAGCGTGAGGTGTAAGGACGATGAGTCGCCTCATCTTGTTCCTGGCAGTATTTAATGTATTTTTTCACCCCGAGCGGAAACTTAATGTAGTTACCTTCGTTGATGGAATACATACAGGCTTTTTCCGGGAAACGAACTTTCTCATGCGAGAGGCAAAACACACCGAGAGAGGGATCGTAGGTAAAAGCATGCACGCCATAACCGGTGGTATATACCAGCATAGTGGAAGAGCCGTAAACGACGTAACCGGCAGCCACCTGAGCACTGCCAGGTTGCAAGAAATCTTCTTTAGTGACGGGAATGCCAACCGGGGTGATACGGCGGTAGATAGAGAAAATCGTTCCGACTGAGACGTTGACGTCAATGTTGGAGGAACCGTCCAATGGGTCCATCAAAACTACGTACTTGCCATTTTCCGCTCGCTCACCGTCGAAAATCACAATATCGTCTTCTTCTTCAGAGGCGATACCTGCAACCTCTCCACGGGCTTTTAAAGCGGCTTTCAGTTTTTCATTAGCGAACAGGTCCAGTTTCATCTGAACTTCGCCTTGCACGTTTGAAATACCGCTGGTCCCCAGAATATCAACCAGCCCCGCTTTGTTGATATCACGGTGGATGATTTTTGCACCCAGCTTTATTGCCGAAAGTAACGCAGTCAACTCGCCAGTGGCGTGCGAAAAGTCGTGCTGTTTCTCGACGATAAATTCGCCTAACGTTTTCATGACACAATCCCTGAATCTACGGATGGAAAGCGGTTTGTTAACATACCGCCAACGTTTTCTTAAGCAGTGTAGCCCAAAGCAACTCCCCATTATAGGCAAATCCATTTCTTCTAACGTACTCTGAGGGCTAGAATAAGCACTAAATCGATGCACTCAAATGAGAAACCTAATGCGCATACATATTCTTGGGATCTGTGGCACCTTTATGGGGGGGCTGGCAATGCTAGCCCGTTCGCTCGGACATGAAGTTACTGGCTCAGATGCCAACGTCTACCCACCAATGAGTACACTGCTGGAAAATCAGGGAATCGATCTGATCCAGGGTTACGATCCCGAGCAATTGGAACCAACACCTGATCTGGTGATTATTGGTAATGCAATGAGCCGTGGTAATCCCTGCGTGGAAGCGGTGCTTGAACGGGGTATACCCTATGTTTCTGGTCCCCAATGGTTGCATGATTATGTACTGCATGATCGTTGGGTACTGGCGGTTGCTGGAACACATGGAAAAACAACGACTGCCGGTATGGTAACCTGGATACTCGAAGCTTGTGGTTATCAGCCAGGGTTTTTGATTGGTGGCGTACCGGGCAATTTTGATGTTTCTGCCCGTCTCGGCAATAGTCCATTTTTTGTTATTGAAGCAGACGAGTACGACTGTGCTTTCTTCGATAAGCGATCAAAATTCGTTCATTACAGTCCGCGCACGCTGATTATGAACAATCTGGAGTTCGACCATGCTGATATTTTTGACGACCTGAAAGCGATCCAGAAACAGTTTCACCATCTGGTGCGCCTGGTGCCGGGCAAAGGAAAGATTATTCTGCCGGAAAACGATGCACATCTTAAGCAGGTGATGGCAATGGGATGTTGGAGTGAACAAGAGTGGATTGGTGACGAAGGGACTTGGCGTGCACAGAAGATGACAGCGGATGCAAGCCATTATGAAGTCTACCTTGACGGTAATAACGTGGGTGAAGTTAATTGGAATCTGGTTGGTGAACACAACATGCATAATGGCTTGATGGCTATCGTGGCCGCACGCCATGTTGGCGTACAACCAGCAGACGCCTGCCGAGCATTGGGTGATTTTATAAACGCTCGTCGTCGCTTGGAGTTACGTGGTGAGGCTCATGGTGTGACGGTATATGATGATTTTGCCCATCATCCTACCGCTATTTTGGCAACGCTGGCTGCGCTGCGTGGAAAGGTTGGGGGGACTGCGCGCATTCTGGCCGTGTTGGAACCCCGTTCAAACACCATGAAAATGGGGATCAGTAAAAACGAATTGGCTCCTTCACTTGGACGAGCTGACGAAGTTTTCTTGTTCCAGCCCCACCATATTCCTTGGCAGGTTACTGAAGTCGCCGACGCATGTGTGCAACCCGCACACTGGAGTGCCGACCTCAATGTGCTAGTAGAAATGATTGTGAAAGTAGCGCAACCGGGCGATCACATTTTGGTTATGAGTAATGGTGGCTTTGGCGGTATTCATGACAAGCTACTCGTCGCCTTGGCTAACAAGGCTGAAC harbors:
- a CDS encoding translocation/assembly module TamB domain-containing protein; this encodes MSLIKKCCLGFLILLLLLIGSVAFLLGTTSGLHMVINATTRWVPGLEIAAVSGGWRDLTLKGVKYQMPGVSVNAGQFHLSLELSCLRHSTLCINALTAQDVDVLVKTAQITPSEQVAEESAPLTNLSTPYPITLRKLALNNVKVNVDDTAISLGEFSSGAHWQQRALTLMPTTIRALLVALPKAPVNPLPEALRPHPSVNKTPLKQPAAEEPLGETLKALFAKPLLPQLPNIHLPLDVTIEEISGDQLHLTGDTELAITRLLLQASNKEQDIQVDRFEVMSPQGSLFTQGQATLAGDWPMAMTANGTLNIDPLKGEKVKLNMAGGLRSELNVGLNLSGPVSAQLDVQTQLAEAGLPLLLTLQSKQLKWPLAGEAQYQINDLRLRFNGNASDYALSTRADIRGQELPPAVLTLDGKGNLEQFRLERLRLAALEGNTDLTALVDWSKAISWTSQLTLSGINTAKQWPEWPARLEGKITTRGSLNGGSWQLQVPTLQLDGNVKQNKVSARGSLSGNAAGQWAIPGIDLALGRNILSVKGQLDEKNWALDATVNAPRLDGALPGLAGNVRGLLKLRGSLLAPQLLTDLTASGLQWQALHINRVKIDGDVRSSDQIQGQLSLRIEQLKQDALQVGLLTLDARGSERQHRLQLNIEGKPVSGRLALEGSFDRLQQRWRGNLNNTRFDTPVGEWRLTRSIALDYLNTQQRISIGAHCWANPDAELCVPNTINVGASGQASVVLNRFDLAMLKPFLGPETAMSGIFSGRADVSWRPDGTLPQARVSLVGNGVKVVQQVQGSALPIAFDTLNLNAGLNNGRAQADWLIKLTNNGQFNGNIQITDPQVRRAIRGNVKISNVSLALLNPILTQGEKATGMLNADLQLGGNARHPLVFGRLALDKVGIVGHWMPFDMTAGRLVLNFNGMTSTLEGLLATTHGQLNLAGAADWRDINAWRAHIAAKGERLRVTIPPMVRVDVSPDLRFEATPHLFSLNGSVDIPWARITVQQLPESAVGISPDEVMLNRQLQPIQPRSAGISINSNLTVRVGDDVRLDAFGLKARLLGNLRVLQDRNGLGLNGHIDIPSGRFHAYGQDLLVRKGQLLFSGPPDQPLLNIEAIRNPDATQDGVTAGVRVTGMADAPRLEVFSDPAMSQQAALSYLLRGQGLGSSGADGNAMTSMLIGMGVAQSGQLVGKIGEAFGVSNLALDTEGVGDSSQVVVSGYVLPGLQVKYGVGIFDSLATLTLRYRLMPRLYLEAVSGLNQALDVLYQFEF
- a CDS encoding gamma-glutamylcyclotransferase codes for the protein MRIIVYGSLRRKQGNSHWMTNAQWLGEHELEGYQIYNLGHYPAAIPGEGTIHCEVYRINSSILAELDELKSNTRDYKRQLIQTPYGSAWIYLYKHSVEGFPRIESGDWLKRLNNK
- the fbp gene encoding class 1 fructose-bisphosphatase, with the protein product MKTLGEFIVEKQHDFSHATGELTALLSAIKLGAKIIHRDINKAGLVDILGTSGISNVQGEVQMKLDLFANEKLKAALKARGEVAGIASEEEDDIVIFDGERAENGKYVVLMDPLDGSSNIDVNVSVGTIFSIYRRITPVGIPVTKEDFLQPGSAQVAAGYVVYGSSTMLVYTTGYGVHAFTYDPSLGVFCLSHEKVRFPEKACMYSINEGNYIKFPLGVKKYIKYCQEQDEATHRPYTSRYIGSLVADFHRNLLKGGIYIYPSTASHPKGKLRLLYECNPMAFLAEQAGGKASDGKNRILDIVPEELHQRAPFFVGTKSMVEDAERFIADFPDK
- a CDS encoding autotransporter assembly complex family protein gives rise to the protein MLRYRVLCILCALFVTPCVFAANVRLQVEGLSGELERNVRVRLSSITPEEVNAEGRFRARVDAAIRQGLRPLGYYEPTIDFTFDDRPELSRPVLLAQVNPGEPVRIADVNIALQGGAKTDEDYLRLVKSSRPNIGEILNHGKYDSLKSSMTGLALRKGYFDANMVKSQLGVSKELHKAFWDIDFDSGERYHFGKVKFKGSQIREDYLQNLVPFNQGDYYSSDDLAELNRRLSATNWFNSVVVSPDFTDAREKRILPLDALVTPRNRNIMELGGGFSTDIGPRVRGTWRKPWLNDRGHSLATTASISAPEQQLDLTYRIPLVRSPLEQYYLLQGGFKRTDLNDTKSDSTKVVVSRNWDLSSGWQRALNLSWRLDHFTQGTVTHTTMLLYPGVTINRTRSRGGLMPVWGDSQRYSIDVSDTTWGSGVDFALMQAQNVWIRTLGEKNRFVIRGQVGWIETNDFDKVPPDLRFFAGGDRSIRGYKFQSISPRGDDGKLTGASKMMTGSLEYQYNVTGRWWGAMFVDSGQAVNDIKDNDFKTGAGIGVRWQSPVGPVKLDIAAPIGDKETHGVQFYIGLGPEL
- the ppa gene encoding inorganic diphosphatase; the encoded protein is MSLNLVPAGKDLPEDIYVVIEIPANADPIKYEIDKETGALFVDRFMSTAMFYPCNYGYINNTLSLDGDPVDVLVPTPYPLQPGSVIRCRPVGVLKMTDEAGEDAKLVAVPHSKLSKEYDHVKDVSDLPELLKAQISHFFEHYKDLEKGKWVKVEGWADAAAAKAEIIASFERAKK
- the msrA gene encoding peptide-methionine (S)-S-oxide reductase MsrA: MQYFDKSQNVNKAHALPGRSTPMPVANINPVTGNSMTFLPEGMETAIFGMGCFWGVERLFWQQQGVYSTAAGYSGGYTPNPTYREVCSGQTGHAEVVRVVFDPKVTSYKHLLQVFWENHDPAQGMRQGGDIGTQYRSAIYFANAKQQTEAENSLQRFQQAMDQASDKRTITTEIAPAQPFYYAEDEHQQYLHKNPGGYCGLGGIGVCLPPQG
- the mpl gene encoding UDP-N-acetylmuramate:L-alanyl-gamma-D-glutamyl-meso-diaminopimelate ligase, coding for MRIHILGICGTFMGGLAMLARSLGHEVTGSDANVYPPMSTLLENQGIDLIQGYDPEQLEPTPDLVIIGNAMSRGNPCVEAVLERGIPYVSGPQWLHDYVLHDRWVLAVAGTHGKTTTAGMVTWILEACGYQPGFLIGGVPGNFDVSARLGNSPFFVIEADEYDCAFFDKRSKFVHYSPRTLIMNNLEFDHADIFDDLKAIQKQFHHLVRLVPGKGKIILPENDAHLKQVMAMGCWSEQEWIGDEGTWRAQKMTADASHYEVYLDGNNVGEVNWNLVGEHNMHNGLMAIVAARHVGVQPADACRALGDFINARRRLELRGEAHGVTVYDDFAHHPTAILATLAALRGKVGGTARILAVLEPRSNTMKMGISKNELAPSLGRADEVFLFQPHHIPWQVTEVADACVQPAHWSADLNVLVEMIVKVAQPGDHILVMSNGGFGGIHDKLLVALANKAEPKETY